From Cellulomonas chengniuliangii, the proteins below share one genomic window:
- the hrcA gene encoding heat-inducible transcriptional repressor HrcA encodes MNEDRRLDVLRAIVEDYVATREPVGSRALADRHALGVSPATIRNDMAALEEGGYIAQPHTSAGRVPTDKGYRLFVDRLSTVKPLSAPEKRAIQGFLDEAVDLDDVVDRAVRLLAQLTQQVAVVQYPSLRRSALRHLELVPVGERHLLVVIITDNGRVEQRTIELEAPADEAVVARLRIRLNVAAAGHRLADLDEVLSGLPDAFALADEKLVRAVVGIVEETLAEDSEERIVLSGTANLARGGGMDFAHTISPVLEALEEQVVLLRLLGEMAEDAEAVSVRIGRETQHEGLVETSFVTTGYGADGTTVARIGSIGPLRMDYPGTMASVRAVARYLSRILAG; translated from the coding sequence ATGAACGAGGACCGTCGACTCGACGTGCTGCGCGCGATCGTCGAGGACTACGTCGCCACGCGCGAGCCCGTCGGATCCCGCGCGCTCGCGGACCGGCATGCGCTCGGCGTCTCGCCCGCGACGATCCGCAACGACATGGCCGCGCTCGAGGAGGGCGGGTACATCGCCCAGCCGCACACCTCGGCCGGACGGGTGCCGACCGACAAGGGGTACCGGCTGTTCGTCGACCGGCTCTCGACCGTCAAGCCGCTCTCCGCGCCGGAGAAGCGCGCGATCCAGGGCTTCCTCGACGAGGCCGTGGACCTCGACGACGTGGTGGACCGCGCCGTGCGGCTGCTCGCGCAGTTGACGCAGCAGGTCGCCGTGGTGCAGTACCCGTCGCTGCGCCGCTCGGCGCTGCGGCACCTCGAGCTGGTCCCGGTCGGCGAGCGCCACCTGCTCGTGGTCATCATCACGGACAACGGGCGGGTCGAGCAGCGGACCATCGAGCTGGAGGCCCCGGCGGACGAGGCCGTGGTCGCCCGCCTCCGCATCCGGCTGAACGTGGCAGCTGCCGGGCACCGGCTGGCCGACCTCGACGAGGTGCTGTCCGGGCTGCCCGACGCGTTCGCCCTCGCCGACGAGAAGCTGGTCCGGGCCGTGGTCGGCATCGTCGAGGAGACGCTCGCCGAGGACAGCGAGGAGCGCATCGTGCTCTCGGGCACGGCCAACCTCGCCCGGGGCGGCGGCATGGACTTCGCCCACACCATCAGCCCTGTCCTCGAGGCCCTCGAGGAGCAGGTGGTGCTGCTGCGGCTGCTCGGCGAGATGGCCGAGGACGCCGAGGCCGTCTCGGTCCGGATCGGGCGCGAGACGCAGCACGAGGGGCTCGTCGAGACGAGCTTCGTCACCACCGGCTACGGCGCGGACGGGACCACGGTGGCGCGGATCGGCTCGATCGGCCCCCTGCGCATGGACTACCCCGGCACGATGGCGTCGGTGC